A genomic region of Thunnus albacares chromosome 4, fThuAlb1.1, whole genome shotgun sequence contains the following coding sequences:
- the LOC122981518 gene encoding uncharacterized protein LOC122981518, producing MSDSGRTFLDVAIMEALPELQVVNKNILEEHLQSIGVETYDDLRFVTEADLMTVLRPVQARKLLSVWKQKYQTPENSSLSSVEASPTQLLSSLSVSPQSSSSTSSSSLGLDTQWEDNFEIPWSKFPEEVMDSLERGKRPGPKLRRQMVRIVVTEMMEKCPHVGKKHSTDVAKQMVAKYPNSLQDVIEGDIVGTGYHSLVKQLQNRIENVRRTSTPKIRKRKHQADDSDHTDEIPLEERAAMQDTYGCIKWNVKFLPREETQESQHQKKEKLKEMFQQSDANPEEVKCLMKSTFYTQRQHVNQGKSIKSLREEWPFWFDELGMSVHFKELTGIDLKETFTRNLDLKGKRLLNYMTTVYVTKSNKFLQTYARLQRMRGQQSGCSDDVKEMVLLLLSYFDEKEESMFFHVEDTCLAEEVQLEQVPLTPAVIVCGQSCYSSTRYMLSLDRNLINTNISSFISALCLMFGSYFCFNIHYPSELASTLEFLQRCFFSINPEKGTKVENKNSKRRLNLNPRVLTLIQDLSDHEWR from the exons ATGAGTGACTCAGGGCGAACCTTCCTAGATGTCGCCATCATGGAAGCCCTACCAGAACTTCaagtagtaaacaaaaacatcctgGAAGAGCACTTGCAGTCCATTGGAGTCGAGACGTATGATGATCTACGCTTCGTAACGGAGGCTGATTTGATGACAGTATTAAGACCTGTACAAGCCAGAAAGCTTCTTTCTGTTTGGAAACAGAAAT acCAAACTCCCGAGAACAGCTCACTATCATCTGTGGAAGCCTCACCTACCCAACTGCTGTCATCGCTCTCTGTTTCACCCCAAAGTTCATCGTCAACCTCCTCCAGCAGCCTAGGACTTGACACACAGTGGGAAGACAACTTTGAAATTCCATGGAGTAAATTTCCTGAGGAAGTGATGGATTCTTTGGAGAGGGGAAAAAGGCCAGGCCCAAAACTGAGGAGGCAAATGGTCCGGATTGTTGTGACTGAGATGATGGAAAAATGCCCCCATGTAGGTAAAAAGCATTCAACTGATGTTGCAAAGCAAATGGTGGCAAAATATCCCAATTCTCTGCAAGATGTAATAGAGGGCGATATTGTTGGAACAGGCTACCATTCCCTTgtaaaacagctgcaaaacagAATCGAAAATGTGAGGCGCACTTCAACacccaaaataagaaaaagaaaacatcaggcTGATGACTCAGACCACACAGATGAGATCCCATTAGAAGAGAGAGCAGCAATGCAGGACACTTACGGATGCATTAAATGGAATGTGAAATTTCTGCCCCGTGAAGAAACTCAAGAGAGCCAGCaccaaaagaaggaaaaactcAAGGAGATGTTCCAACAATCTGATGCCAATCCAGAGGAGGTAAAATGTCTAATGAAGTCCACTTTTTACACACAGCGTCAACATGTCAACCAGGGAAAAAGTATCAAAAGCCTTCGAGAGGAGTGGCCATTTTGGTTTGACGAACTTGGCATGTCGGTCCACTTCAAGGAACTCACTGGGATTGACCTCAAAGAGACATTCACGCGAAATTTGGATTTGAAGGGAAAAAGGCTTCTCAACTACATGACCACAGTTTATGTCACCAAGAGTAATAAGTTCCTTCAGACTTATGCAAGGCTTCAGAGGATGCGGGGACAGCAGAGTGGCTGCTCAGATGATGTGAAAGAGATGGTCCTGCTTCTGCTCAGCTACTTTGATGAGAAGGAGGAGTCCATGTTCTTCCATGTAGAAGATACCTGTCTGGCAGAAGAGGTCCAACTGGAGCAAGTGCCTCTGACACCTGCTGTTATTGTCTGTG GACAGTCCTGCTATTCCTCAACAAGGTACATGCTGAGTCTGGATCGGAACCtcatcaacacaaacatctcctccttcatttCTGCATTGTGCCTCATGTTCGGGAGCTACTTCTGTTTCAACATCCATTATCCATCTGAGCTGGCTTCAACTCTGGAGTTTCTTCAAAG GTGTTTTTTCTCGATAAACCCAGAAAAAGGAACTAAGGTGGAGAATAAAAACTCGAAGCGTCGTCTCAATCTGAACCCTCGAGTCCTCACCCTGATCCAGGACCTCTCCGATCACGAGTGGCGTTAA